One genomic region from candidate division WOR-3 bacterium encodes:
- a CDS encoding FlgD immunoglobulin-like domain containing protein, with protein sequence MFDEYGEMGFVPLSINLWENMETVVKPYARQYTYPFFRDGGSMWSLYNISNSIPLNYVIDTAGIVVGGMVGFNEYTIRSWIEPYLGVAENNKEPLPKFTTVSPNPANRTQQIRFTLPNAGNVTLRVYSVSGELIRTVFHGSLNPGAQVISWNLTDDQGRFVPNGLYFYELSLGQYNVRMKTSVLR encoded by the coding sequence ATGTTTGATGAGTATGGTGAAATGGGTTTTGTGCCTTTGAGTATCAATCTGTGGGAGAATATGGAGACGGTGGTTAAGCCCTATGCCCGGCAATACACCTACCCATTTTTCCGTGACGGTGGTTCGATGTGGAGTCTGTATAATATCAGCAACTCCATACCGCTGAACTATGTGATTGACACCGCCGGTATCGTTGTTGGCGGAATGGTTGGATTTAACGAATATACCATACGGAGCTGGATTGAACCCTATCTCGGTGTTGCTGAGAATAACAAGGAGCCACTACCCAAGTTCACCACTGTCAGTCCCAATCCGGCAAACCGAACCCAGCAGATTAGATTTACCCTGCCCAATGCTGGTAATGTCACTCTGCGGGTCTATTCGGTTTCTGGAGAACTGATAAGGACAGTTTTCCACGGTTCACTTAATCCTGGTGCTCAGGTCATTTCCTGGAACCTTACCGATGACCAGGGCAGATTTGTGCCCAATGGTCTTTATTTCTACGAACTTTCTCTTGGGCAATATAATGTGCGGATGAAGAC
- a CDS encoding M23 family metallopeptidase produces MPKKAITVFIFGNYTPNSLRFSLPLGLARLLFVILCLMAVVVFTAFGLVTSGAYRFYRLQYLSRRNRQLEEEFKKVRLLKERLEFLEGEREKLSKMLGVELTPPPVDWRGAVTDSFEIPEWVKNQPWGKYSVPVLVPVSGYVVSRGVDSAHIAVDLAAAKESPVRAAADGVVTARGTDPQFGRFLLISHSSGYETYYGHLSSWLVKEGDTVQVGEVIARVGMTGKASAPHLHFEIRKLGKPIDPATLLKL; encoded by the coding sequence ATGCCGAAAAAGGCGATCACCGTCTTCATCTTCGGGAATTACACCCCCAACTCTTTGCGCTTCAGCCTGCCCCTTGGTCTCGCACGGCTTTTATTTGTCATTCTCTGCCTGATGGCGGTGGTGGTCTTTACCGCCTTCGGTCTGGTCACATCAGGCGCCTATCGGTTTTACCGGCTGCAATACCTCAGCCGTCGCAACCGGCAACTGGAGGAGGAGTTTAAAAAGGTGAGGCTCTTAAAGGAGCGGCTGGAGTTTCTTGAAGGGGAAAGGGAAAAACTTTCTAAGATGCTCGGTGTTGAACTTACGCCCCCACCGGTTGACTGGCGTGGCGCGGTCACCGACTCCTTTGAGATCCCGGAATGGGTTAAAAACCAGCCCTGGGGCAAATACTCGGTGCCGGTTTTGGTCCCGGTTTCCGGCTATGTTGTCTCCCGCGGGGTTGACTCTGCTCATATTGCGGTTGACCTCGCCGCGGCAAAGGAAAGCCCGGTCCGCGCTGCGGCTGATGGCGTTGTTACCGCTCGTGGCACCGACCCCCAGTTTGGCAGGTTCCTTTTAATCAGCCACAGTTCCGGTTATGAGACCTATTACGGACACCTATCCTCTTGGCTGGTTAAAGAGGGTGATACGGTTCAGGTTGGAGAGGTCATCGCCAGAGTGGGAATGACCGGCAAGGCGAGCGCGCCCCATCTCCATTTTGAAATCAGAAAACTGGGCAAGCCGATTGACCCGGCAACGCTCTTAAAACTGTAA